The genomic window GGCGGCAGTCGTAGGTCTGCGCGGCTTCGGACATGACGTCGGCAGTCATCGGCTGAGCTCCTCCAAGGCGGCCTGAACCTGTGCTGAATCCGGCACCTTGTGGTGCCACTCGACGCGGTCCTCGATGAACGACACGCCCTTGCCCTTGACCGTGCGGGCCACGACGGCGACCGGCCTGCCGGTCGTGGAGGGGCGCAGTGCGGACAGCAGCTGTCCGTGGTCGTGTCCGTCGACGTCCCGTACCTCCCAGCCGAAGCTGGTCCACTTGTCCGCGAGGGGCTCCAGCCGCTTGGTGTCCTCCGTGCGAGCGCCCTGCTGGAGACGGTTTCGGTCGACGATTGCTGTGAGCGAGGCGAGGTCATGGTGCGCGGCGGTCATGGCCGCCTCCCAGTTGCTCCCCTCCTGCAGTTCGCCGTCGCCCAGGACCACGAAGGTGCGGTACGAACGGCCCGACACCTTTGCGGCCAGGGCGCAGCCGACCGCGACGGGGAAGCCGTGCCCGAGGGGCCCGGTGTTCGTCTCCACGCCCGGCACCTTCCTGCGGTTCGGGTGGCCGTTGAGCGGTGAGAGCGGCGCCATGAACGTGGACAATTCCGACGGCGGGAAGAAGCCGCTGTGGGCGAGGGTCGCGTACAAGGCCGCCGCACAGTGCCCTTTGCTCAGGATGAAGCGGTCACGCTCGGGATCACGCGGCTTCTCGGGATCCACGGCCAGCACACCGCCGAACAGGGTGGCGAGGATGTCCGTCACCGACAGATCGCCGCCGATGTGACCGAGCTGGGCGCCGTCGATCATCCGCACGACGCTGCGGCGCACGTCGGTGGCCAGCTGCCCCAGCTCCTGGAGCCGGCCGGCCAGGTCTTCATCGGCGATACGCCGACGCCGTTCCCGGAACTGCACGGTCCCGGCTGGGTCTGTGGTGAGCATCTGGATCGTCCTTGATCGCTGGATCTTGGGGTCCGACGGGTCTCGCGGTGTCGGCCGGAGCGGTCGGAGCGGTCGGCGAGCGGGACAGGTGCGAGGCGGGGTGGGCTGCGTGCTGGCCATCGACCCTGTTTGAATAGCTATTCATTGGTGAATCGCGAACGCCATCATGCTGAGCGCGTTTCGGCTACGTGTCAATAGGGTGAATCGATGCCTTTGGCAGAAGCGCGAGATCAGCAGGCAGGGGGGAACGCGCGCTTGTCGGGTCATGGGAGCCAAGGGCGGAGAGGGGCCCCTCTGATGTCACGGGCGCAGCTTGAACTCTGTGGCTGGGGTGGCGGGAGGCTACGACGAAGTCGCGGACCGCTGACGACCGGGTCGGCATCGACTGTGCGGTCAACTTGCGGCACAGGCAGTGCCCTTGTCGCCATAAGGGGGGCAGCAGATCGCTGATTCCCGCCGTCGTGAACAGGCCCATACATTGTCCACGGCGGGTGGGCGCCAGTACCCGGCCTGTCAGCAGCCGCCCCCGCTCCCAGTGGTTGCCACCGCTCGGGCCTACACGACGTCTCCGATGCGGCCGACCTGCCCAGCCCGCGGCCGAACCCGCACTACACCATCCGTCGACGGGGACGCCCGCAGCCGCGGAAGGCCGGCCGGGTCAGCCGGAGCAGGTTCGAGGACCAGGCGCCGAACTTGCGGCTGTCGGAGGCGCACGCGGTGCCGGTGCCCCACCACATCTCATCCCGGACGGCGAAGGTGGCGCTCACCCGCTTGCGCAGGGCCGCGCGCATGTTGACGCGTTGACGAACAGGTGCGGCACCCGGCGCAGCGTCGCCTCGCTCTCGCCGTGTTCGCCGTTCGCCGCGGCCCGCTTGATCCCCATGCTCGTGCCCAGGCCGAACAGGACCAGCAGCAGGCGGCGCCGCAGTACGTCCTTGGACAGGTTCTCCCTGGTGGCGACCGAGGTGAACTCGGCGATGAAGTCGGTGTCGAAGTCGGCGTACTTCAGGATGTCCAGCAGGTCGATGGTGCCCCAAACGCCGTTCGATCTCGCCCTTGATCGCCACCAGGCTCTCCGGCTCCTCCTGCTTCGCCCGCGGGGAAACGCGAATCCACGGCTCGCCGTGCTTCTTGACGATCGCCACCCGCCCGTCGTGCCCTCCGCCGGCGCCTGCGCGAAGCGATCCAGCGAGGTGCGGAGCTTGCCTTGCAGCGCGGGTGATGCCGATGGACGTGCGCTATCCGGCGGAACGGCTGCGGTTCACGACGGACAGGGCGCAGTTGTCCATCGTCGTCACGACCGCGAAGCGGTTCCCCGAGACGACCGGCACGAGGATCGTGACCCCGGACGAACTGCGGGGTCTTGCCGGCGAGTCCGCGGCAGCAGACGAACGTCCGCGAGTGGACGGTGACGGGGGCGACGCCGCGTCTGTGATCTACACGTCGTGCTCGACGGGGCGCCTCAAAGGCGTCGTGGTGCCTCACCGCAACGTTCTGGCTCTGCTGGAAGCCACCGCCGAGGACTTCGGCCTCGACTCGGACGACACCTGGACGCTCTTCCACTCGAGCGCCGTCGACTTCTCCGTGTGGGAGATCTGGGGCTGTCTGCTGTCTGCTGTCTGTTGACCGGTGGCCGGCTGGTGGTCGTGCCGTGCTGGGCGACACGCGATCCCGAAGAGTTCCACGAGCTGCTGGCGGACCACCGCGTTACCGTGCTGAATCAGACCCCTTCGGCCTTCTCCCAACTGGTATGGACCGATCTGCGGGCACCCCGCGAGCTGGCCCTGCGGCTGATCGTCTTCGGTGGCGAGCCGCTCGAGGTACGCATGCTGGCGCCCTGGTTCGCCCAGCACTCCCACACACGGTGCCGGGTGGTGAGCATGTTCGGCATCACCGAGACCACGGCGCACGTGACCGCTCAGACGCTGACCCCGGTGGACGTCGCGGTGGGATCCCGATCGGTCGGCCGCGCTCTGCCCGGGTGGTCCCTGTCGGTCCGGGACCAGCAAGGACGGCTGCTTCCGCCAGGACCGGTGGGAGAGATCTGGGTAGGCGGAGCGGGAGTCGCTGGCCACTACGCACCGGCGCCGGCGGCGGCAGCCGCCGCCAACGCACAGATCGGCGCGTGGGTCCGGGAGAAGACGAAACGACCATCCTGCGCACCATCACCGCCCAGTTCCTGCACCAGGGCGCCCGCGCCCTGGTCCTCGACACCTCGCGGATCTCCCACCTGTGGGCGATGGACCTGCCGACGGTGACGCACCGCGGCAACGTCGCCGGTATCCACGACGCCTTGGTCGGCCTCGCCGTCGAGCTGAAGCGCCGCATCGACCTCGACGGCGACCTCGACGACGTGCCGCGCCTGATGGTCGTGTTCGAGCAGGGCAGTGACACCCTGCGGCGGCTCAAGCGCTACTGGGAGTCCGGCAGAAAGGGGACCCGAAGAAGTCCCCGGCCGTCGCCGCGCTCGAGGAAGTCCTGTACGCGGATGCCGGGTCCGCATCCACGTCTTCTTCGACGGACGCCCGACCGCCGACGTCCTCGGACCCTCCGCCGGCGAGCAGTTCGCCACCGTGATCCTCGCGCGGGTCACGGCCGACACCAGGCAGCGCATCGAACACCAGGAGCTCGGCACCGTTGTCGCCCAGAGAGCGACGCAGTCGCTCC from Streptomyces sp. DSM 40750 includes these protein-coding regions:
- a CDS encoding AMP-binding protein, with amino-acid sequence MDVRYPAERLRFTTDRAQLSIVVTTAKRFPETTGTRIVTPDELRGLAGESAAADERPRVDGDGGDAASVIYTSCSTGRLKGVVVPHRNVLALLEATAEDFGLDSDDTWTLFHSSAVDFSVWEIWGCLLSAVC
- a CDS encoding transposase, with protein sequence MRAALRKRVSATFAVRDEMWWGTGTACASDSRKFGAWSSNLLRLTRPAFRGCGRPRRRMV
- a CDS encoding Tn3 family transposase → MQGKLRTSLDRFAQAPAEGTTGGWRSSRSTASRGFAFPRGRSRRSRRAWWRSRARSNGVWGTIDLLDILKYADFDTDFIAEFTSVATRENLSKDVLRRRLLLVLFGLGTSMGIKRAAANGEHGESEATLRRVPHLFVNASTCARPCASG
- a CDS encoding transketolase, whose translation is MLTTDPAGTVQFRERRRRIADEDLAGRLQELGQLATDVRRSVVRMIDGAQLGHIGGDLSVTDILATLFGGVLAVDPEKPRDPERDRFILSKGHCAAALYATLAHSGFFPPSELSTFMAPLSPLNGHPNRRKVPGVETNTGPLGHGFPVAVGCALAAKVSGRSYRTFVVLGDGELQEGSNWEAAMTAAHHDLASLTAIVDRNRLQQGARTEDTKRLEPLADKWTSFGWEVRDVDGHDHGQLLSALRPSTTGRPVAVVARTVKGKGVSFIEDRVEWHHKVPDSAQVQAALEELSR